In Nostocoides sp. HKS02, the DNA window CGTCGACCACGACGTCGACCACGACGGCGACCACGTCGGGTCCGTCGGGGACCTCGGCCACCGCACCGGCCCCTGCCGAGACCCACCGCGGCCCGGGGGGTCTGGCGGCGTCGGAGCTCGCCGATGTCGGAGCCACCGCCGTCGCGGCCCTCGCCCGCATCGACGCTGATGCGAGGCCCCTCATCGGCGCGCTCCTCGCCCAACGCCTGGCGGCGGCCACCCTGCTCGGCGCAGCCCGCGCAGTACCCGTCCCGACCTGGAAGGCGCCTTCGCTCGCGTCGGCATTCCTCGACACCACCCGGGCGGCGATCTACGCGATGCAGGTCGTCGCCGCCCAGTCCCCCACCGGCGCCCAACGCATCCTGGCGCGCACGACCCTCGCCACCCTCGTCGCCCGGGCCCAGATCCAGGAGCAGCTGGCCGCGGAGTCGGCCGGACCGCCGCCGTTGGGCTACCCCCCCCCCTTCGTGGTCACCACCCCCACCGCCGCGAGGCGGCTCGCGGTCCAGGTGCTGGCGGACCTGCGGGCCGCCAACGCCCGCGACGTCGGGTCGGCTGGCTCCGACCCCGAACCCCTGGGCTCGGCCGTGCAGTGGCTGGCCGACACCGAGGTCCTGGCATCCCGCTGGGGGGTCGCCCTGTCGCCCTTCCCGGGCCTGAAGTGACCCGGACCGAAGACGCGGCGGCGCTGGTTCCCGAGCCGTTCGTCACGGCCGTCGGCAGGCACAGCGCCCAGCAGGGCGCCGTGGACGGCCCCTCCGGGCAGCAGTGGGCGGACCGGCTGCCGCGCCTGCTGGCCGACCTCCTCGATGACTGGGGCCTGGTGCCGAGCGGCCCGTCCACCGCAGGCTCGAGCGCACTCGTGGTCCCGGTGCTGCGCGACGGTGACACCTTTGCGCTCAAGCTCGCGTGGCCGCATCTCGAGGGCCGCGAGGAACCGCTGGCCCTGCGCCACTGGGACGGTCACGGCGCCGTGCGGATGGTCGCGGCGGACCCCTCGCGCGGCGCCCTGCTGCTCGAGCTCCTGGACGGCGCCAAGGACCTCACCGGCGTCGCGGTCGACCTGGCCTGCGAGGTGGTGGGGGCATTGCTGGCCGAGCTGAATGTGCCTGCGCCTCAAGGTTTTCGGCGACTCTCGTCGTTCGCCTGCGAGCAGGCCGCGACGCTCACGGAGTCCGAGGGACTGCTCCCCCGTCGGATGATCGAGCGAACCACCGCGCTGGTGCGCGAGCTCACGTCAGACCCTGCGTGCGACGCCGTCCTGGTGCACACCGACCTGCACTACGAGAACGTCCTCGCGAGCCTGCCCGCCTCGGGCCGCCCGCCGTGGCTGGCGATCGACCCCCACGCGATGGCAGGACACCCCGGCTTCGAGATCCAGCCACTGTTGCGGAACCGAGCGGACGAGCTCGGGACCGGTTCGGCGTTCCGGTACCTCACGCGCCGGCGCCTGGAGATCTGTGCCGAGGCCGCCGGCATACACGAGGACGAGGCGCTCGCGTGGAGCTACGTGCATTCGGCCTTCCAGGCACGGTGGGCCGCCCAGGACGGTGACCACGACGCGGTGTCCTTGCACATCGCGCTGCTCAAGGCACTCGACGGCTGACCACAGAAGGTCCCGCCGATGTCAGAGACCTACGGCGAGCCCTCAGCTGACCCAGCGGTACTCGACCTCGGGCCGCCCCGCGCCGGCATACCGCTGGGTCCGCACCGCGAGCCGGCCCTCACAGAGGTACTCGGCGTACCGGCGGGCGGTGACCCGGCTGACCCCCACCCGGTCACCGAGCTCGGTCGCCGAGAGGCCATCGACCTCGCGCAGCGCCCGCGAGACCTTGACGAGCAAGTCCTCGCTCATGCCCTTGGGCAGTGCCGTGCGCGCACGGTGGCGCACGCCGGCCAGCACCTCGTCGACCTCGGCCTGGGTGCTCAGCTGGTCGGTGCCGCCGAGCTGGTCGCGATAGGCACGATAGGCCTCGAGGCGGTCGCGCAGCGACGCGAAGACGAAGGGCTTGAGCAGGTACTGCACGACCCCCAGGGATACCGCGGCCCGCACCACGTCGAGGTCACGTGCCGAGGTGACCGCGATGACGTCGGCCGCGTGACCTCCGGCGCGCATCGCGCGGATGACGTCGAGCCCATGGCGGTCAGGCAGGTTCATGTCGAGCAGGACCACGTCGACCGCGGTGCGCTGCAGGGCATGGAGCGCCGCCTGGCTGGTGGTTGCCGTCGCGGCGACGGTGAAGCCGGGCACGCGCTCGACGTATGCCGTGTGGGCTTCGAGCGCGACCGGTTCGTCCTCGACGACCAGGACCCGCAGCGCCGGCCCGCCCTGGTCAGGCACGGGCCCGTTCCTCGACGGGCAGGCGCACGGTGAAGCGCGCCCCGGGCGGCCCCGAGACCTCCAGGCTCCCGCCCAGCCGCGACACCGACTGCGCGACGAGGGCCAGGCCGATGCCGCGCCGGCCCGCGCTGCCCTGGGCCTTGGTGGAGTAGCCACGGCGAAAGGCCGCGTCGACCGCCTCAGGCGGCAGGCCCGGGCCCGAATCGGCCACACTGAGCACCACGCAGGCACCGTCGAGCCGGGACGCGACCTCGACCCACCGCTCGCCCCCTGACGAGGCCACGGCGTCGAACGCGTTGTCGATGAGGTTGCCGACGATCGTCACCACGTCGCGGACCGGTGCCGTGTGGGGCGGCCAGACGGCGTCCGGTGCGATCCGCAGGTCGATCCCCCGCTCGCTCGCCTGGGCGGCCTTGCCCAACAGCAGCGCGGTGAGCGCCGGCTCGGCCACCGCCCCGACGACGCGGTCCGTCAGCAGCTGGGACAGCTGGAGCTCCTCGGTGGCGAACGAGAGCGCACGCTCGGGGTGGCCCAGCTCGATGAGCGACACGATGGCGTGCAGCCGGTTGGCCGACTCGTGGGCCTGCGAGCGCAGCGCCTCGGTGAGACCGCGGGCAGAGTCGAGCTCGCCGGTGAGGTGCTCGAGGTCGGTGCGGTCGCGCAGCGTGGCCACGAAGCCGAGCGCGCGACCCTCCCACTGCGCGCGGGCCTTGTTCAACACCAGCACCCGCGCGGCCGTGACGTGGAGCTCGTCCTGACGGGGCTCGGCGTCCGTGAGGGCCGCCACGAGGGGGAGCCCCCAGCCCCAGGTCCGCCACGCGCCGTCCTGCGGCGTCGTCGGGCAGTCCGAGCAGCCGCACGGCCTCGTCGTTCGCGAGCAGCAGCCGGCCGTCGAGGTCGGTGAGGATCAGTCCCTCGGTCACCGCGTGGAGGACGGCGTCGTAGTACTCGACCATTTCCTGGAGCTGGCGCTCACCGAGCCCGTGCGTCTGCCGTCGGATCCGGCGTGCGACGAGCCCGGTCCCGAGGCCGGAGAGCAGGGCTGCGGCGAGCCCCGCGAGCAGGATCACCGGCAGCTGGCCACGCAGCTGCTCGCTGACCGCGGTCTCACGGATGCCGACCGCGACCAGGCCGACGACGCTGCCCCGGGCGTCGCGCACCGGAACGACGACGCGACGCGACGGCCCCAGCGTGCCCGTGTAGTCCTCGACGACGATGCCACCGGCGCGCGCCGCCTCGATGTGCCCGAGGAACGGCTTGCCGATCTGCGAGGGGTCCGGGTGGGTGTACCTGATCCCCTGTGGGCTCATGACGACGACGAAGTCGGTGTGCGTCTGCCGGAGGACCTGCTCGGCGAACGGCTGGAGCCCGCTCCTCGCCGCGCCCCCCAGGACCCCGCTGACGACCAGCGGGGTGCTCGCGACCGTCTCCGCGACGGCCGTCGCCCGAGAGGTGGCCTCCTGTCGTCCGGCCCGTTGGGTCTGGGCATACGCCGCGACGGTGCCGACGACGACCACCAGCAGGGCCACCAGCACCTGCAGCGCGAAGGTCTGCCCGGCGACGCTCCACCGCGCCGGCGCACGCACCCATCGGGCCGCGCTCACCGGCATACGAGCCGCCGACGCGGGC includes these proteins:
- a CDS encoding sensor histidine kinase yields the protein MAALTDAEPRQDELHVTAARVLVLNKARAQWEGRALGFVATLRDRTDLEHLTGELDSARGLTEALRSQAHESANRLHAIVSLIELGHPERALSFATEELQLSQLLTDRVVGAVAEPALTALLLGKAAQASERGIDLRIAPDAVWPPHTAPVRDVVTIVGNLIDNAFDAVASSGGERWVEVASRLDGACVVLSVADSGPGLPPEAVDAAFRRGYSTKAQGSAGRRGIGLALVAQSVSRLGGSLEVSGPPGARFTVRLPVEERARA
- a CDS encoding DUF4439 domain-containing protein; translation: MPSDDPGMPWPGRRAVLTGGLGALAALTLSGCGIRLEDDAPRVPLIPTRSPVPGESFLVGLRHRCVALATEAKALGGAPTGLPARLTVLHSRQATILEAELERLTVPRSVIEAPPKPTGSSTSTTTSTTTATTSGPSGTSATAPAPAETHRGPGGLAASELADVGATAVAALARIDADARPLIGALLAQRLAAATLLGAARAVPVPTWKAPSLASAFLDTTRAAIYAMQVVAAQSPTGAQRILARTTLATLVARAQIQEQLAAESAGPPPLGYPPPFVVTTPTAARRLAVQVLADLRAANARDVGSAGSDPEPLGSAVQWLADTEVLASRWGVALSPFPGLK
- a CDS encoding response regulator, producing MPDQGGPALRVLVVEDEPVALEAHTAYVERVPGFTVAATATTSQAALHALQRTAVDVVLLDMNLPDRHGLDVIRAMRAGGHAADVIAVTSARDLDVVRAAVSLGVVQYLLKPFVFASLRDRLEAYRAYRDQLGGTDQLSTQAEVDEVLAGVRHRARTALPKGMSEDLLVKVSRALREVDGLSATELGDRVGVSRVTARRYAEYLCEGRLAVRTQRYAGAGRPEVEYRWVS
- a CDS encoding aminoglycoside phosphotransferase family protein — translated: MTRTEDAAALVPEPFVTAVGRHSAQQGAVDGPSGQQWADRLPRLLADLLDDWGLVPSGPSTAGSSALVVPVLRDGDTFALKLAWPHLEGREEPLALRHWDGHGAVRMVAADPSRGALLLELLDGAKDLTGVAVDLACEVVGALLAELNVPAPQGFRRLSSFACEQAATLTESEGLLPRRMIERTTALVRELTSDPACDAVLVHTDLHYENVLASLPASGRPPWLAIDPHAMAGHPGFEIQPLLRNRADELGTGSAFRYLTRRRLEICAEAAGIHEDEALAWSYVHSAFQARWAAQDGDHDAVSLHIALLKALDG